Proteins encoded within one genomic window of Balneolaceae bacterium:
- the rsmA gene encoding 16S rRNA (adenine(1518)-N(6)/adenine(1519)-N(6))-dimethyltransferase RsmA: MSKYPRTKKSLGQHFLTDGNIIRKIADAIPAKTDDLIVEIGPGSGAVTKVLLEKFNHVKAIELDQRMVEYLSEEYPELEVIHKDVLEYDWSVHEDEDRDIHVIGNLPYYITSQIMFGLFEHRSVLSSATLMMQKEVAERIVAEPRSKQYGILSVQSQLMSSPEILFDVSPHVFSPPPNVHSSVIQFMFDKAELACTDAHLKEVVRMAFNQRRKKLSNALKRLDAELPADEFNFNLRAEALKPSMYEKLTARLEQLGTFQ; encoded by the coding sequence ATGTCAAAATATCCAAGAACAAAGAAGAGTCTCGGCCAACATTTTTTAACAGATGGAAATATCATCCGAAAAATTGCAGATGCCATTCCGGCAAAAACAGACGACCTGATTGTAGAAATAGGTCCCGGTTCGGGAGCGGTGACAAAAGTACTACTTGAAAAATTCAATCATGTGAAAGCAATTGAGCTTGATCAACGGATGGTTGAGTATTTGTCTGAAGAGTATCCGGAACTGGAGGTTATTCACAAAGATGTCCTGGAGTACGATTGGAGTGTGCATGAAGATGAGGATCGAGACATTCATGTGATAGGTAATCTGCCTTATTATATAACCAGCCAAATTATGTTTGGACTGTTTGAACATCGGTCGGTTCTTTCAAGTGCTACATTAATGATGCAGAAAGAAGTTGCTGAACGAATTGTTGCCGAGCCGAGGTCTAAACAGTATGGAATACTTAGCGTGCAGTCTCAATTGATGAGTTCTCCGGAGATTTTGTTTGATGTATCACCGCATGTTTTTTCACCTCCGCCAAATGTTCACAGTTCGGTTATTCAGTTTATGTTTGATAAAGCTGAGTTGGCCTGCACCGATGCTCATCTGAAGGAAGTGGTACGGATGGCATTTAACCAACGAAGAAAAAAACTGAGTAACGCATTAAAAAGACTCGATGCAGAATTGCCAGCCGATGAGTTCAATTTCAACCTGCGGGCTGAGGCATTAAAACCATCTATGTATGAAAAGTTGACAGCACGGCTGGAACAACTTGGCACCTTTCAGTAA
- the groES gene encoding co-chaperone GroES, which translates to MATIKPLSDRVLVRPVEAEEKTSSGIIIPDTAKEKPQKGTVVSAGPGKVENGTKIDMSVSEGDEILYGKYSGTEVSLDGVDYLIMRESDILGIVS; encoded by the coding sequence ATGGCCACCATAAAACCTTTAAGCGATCGTGTCTTGGTTCGTCCGGTCGAAGCTGAAGAGAAAACAAGTTCAGGAATTATCATTCCGGATACCGCAAAAGAAAAACCACAAAAGGGAACCGTTGTATCAGCAGGTCCCGGCAAAGTGGAAAATGGAACCAAGATAGACATGTCCGTTTCTGAAGGAGATGAAATCCTTTATGGTAAGTATTCAGGTACTGAAGTATCTCTTGACGGAGTAGATTACCTGATTATGAGAGAATCCGATATTCTCGGAATTGTATCATAA